Within Topomyia yanbarensis strain Yona2022 chromosome 2, ASM3024719v1, whole genome shotgun sequence, the genomic segment GGATTCCATATTGCTTTCTACGGTGCGTCCCGGTTGCCGTTGATCAACAGGCGAATTGTCGGTGCGTGGTCTAAAATAACTGCTATTTGCGATGGATTTATCCCAGTCGAGGTGTTTTCCGAAACCCATGCTTCCCGTCATTATTACGTTCTTGCCGAAAGTCGATGAACTCGCGGAAATACATCCCATCCGGCCAGGTATCGGCATTGAGAGCCATTTCACGAAGTTGAgggtcaacaccaattttgaaagaaatgaaattaaGCCCGCTCAAATTTGCGTCTTTTTTCACTAACTTCTTCACTTCGACCGGATCGTCCGTTGAAAGGCACTCCTTAACCATAGCACCAACCTCTGCTTCGGAAACGGTGGTAGCAATTCGTGACAAGTAAATCCAGCATTTACTAGTAGCGGGTTGAACAGTGATTGTGGGTACCTTTGCTACATCACCCTTTTTCTTGCCACACGTTAGACTGGGGACATCGGATTTAGAAGGAAATTTATCATCCTCCGTCTCGCGAGCACGTTTGGCTCCAGCTCTATTTGGAACGGGCCATGATATGGGAGTTGCAGGCAATGTCGTTGCGGATTCCACTGATTTTCTGGTTTTCTCCATT encodes:
- the LOC131679439 gene encoding uncharacterized protein LOC131679439, whose amino-acid sequence is MDSICLQCSEPVTTLNQLKCQGFCDRIMHLSCSTLTRPKLDMINDSANIFWLCDSCVDLMKSSAVNAAFTALSEAFRLLTDTHKTALEALKAEMEKTRKSVESATTLPATPISWPVPNRAGAKRARETEDDKFPSKSDVPSLTCGKKKGDVAKVPTITVQPATSKCWIYLSRIATTVSEAEVGAMVKECLSTDDPVEVKKLVKKDANLSGLNFISFKIGVDPQLREMALNADTWPDGMYFREFIDFRQERNNDGKHGFRKTPRLG